The Toxorhynchites rutilus septentrionalis strain SRP chromosome 3, ASM2978413v1, whole genome shotgun sequence genome includes a region encoding these proteins:
- the LOC129777748 gene encoding NAD-dependent protein deacylase Sirt4 has product MRFNNILSWRAGARLDFSSNSMFVPDHKPALESDLRRLEKFLEDKPNALVLTGAGISTESGIPDYRSEGVGLYARTNHKPIQHGDFVKSEATRKRYWARNYVGWPRFSSVEPNVTHYTLARLEREHRICGIVTQNVDKLHTKAGSKSVVELHGSGYTVVCVGKTGQGCDYQIPRHDFQRILDQLNPYMEDKSTMIRPDGDVELSQEYVENFVIPECPQCGGSLKPEIVFFGDNVPMARIEKVVRMIIESDGVLVLGSSLTVFSGYRIVLQAKELGLPVAIVNIGETRGDPAADLKISARCGELMPNLFKK; this is encoded by the exons ATGCGTTTTAACAACATTTTAAGTTGGCGCGCTGGAGCTCGACTTGATTTCAGTTCAAATTCAATGTTCGTCCCAGATCATAAACCGGCTCTCGAAAGCGATTTACGCCGTTTGGAGAAATTTCTTGAAGACAAGCCAAACGCTTTGGTGCTTACTGGGGCAGGAATATCCACCGAATCGG GCATTCCCGATTATCGTTCCGAAGGAGTCGGGTTGTATGCTCGTACGAATCATAAACCGATCCAGCATGGTGATTTTGTAAAGTCGGAAGCAACCCGAAAACGCTACTGGGCGCGAAATTACGTGGGATGGCCACGATTTTCCTCAGTGGAACCCAACGTAACACATTACACGCTGGCGCGGTTGGAGCGCGAGCATAGGATTTGCGGCATCGTAACGCAAAATGTTGACAAGCTACATACCAAGGCAGGTTCAAAAAGTGTTGTCGAACTTCACGGGAGCGGATACACGGTCGTGTGTGTTGGCAAAACCGGCCAAGGGTGCGACTATCAGATCCCAAGGCACGATTTCCAGCGCATTCTGGATCAGCTTAATCCATACATGGAAGATAAATCGACCATGATTAGGCCGGATGGAGATGTAGAACTATCCCAGGAGTACGTTGAGAACTTTGTGATACCAGAGTGCCCCCAATGTGGTGGATCGTTGAAACCAGAAATAGTATTTTTCGGTGATAACGTTCCTATGGCACGCattgaaaaagttgttcgaatgaTTATTGAGTCGGATGGAGTGCTGGTGCTGGGATCCAGCTTAACCGTGTTTTCAGGATACAGAATTGTGCTGCAAGCAAAAGAACTAGGATTACCTGTAGCTATAGTTAACATTGGAGAAACGCGTGGTGATCCAGCGGCTGATTTGAAAATATCGGCGAGATGTGGCGAGTTAATGCCTAATTTGTTTAAGAAATAG
- the LOC129773941 gene encoding uncharacterized protein LOC129773941 yields the protein MPDKKVEKRLADLGVMKKGIFVHRDGVEKFVNDFQEARDSCQVPVRIESLDRVYHEFLEVQSEIEQLDDEEQLNRHLSERADFEARYCTAKGFLLSKRSADANQAALNASFHHPPANQGTFHLRLPQIDLPKFNGDFSKWLSFRDTYTSMVHSNADIPTVAKLQYLVQSLEGEARNPFESVDIEADNYGAVWDALLKRYDNRRFLKKQLFRSIYDFSSLKRESANELHELVDEFQRHVKALAKLGEPVEHWDTPLVNILSYKLDPATLRAWEEKTSQQDDVKYNDLVEFLYQRVRILKSVATDLLQRSQPVQTKVAGNVVPPKKYTQSKVAANAAASDSRSNLPSCYACSGKHFLFQCQVFAKIPVSQRRELVSQRKICWNCFRSGHQARHCSSKFTCRICRDRHHTLLHDPFQSQSSCTPAIASNPTETAQDPPMLAIPGPSTSYQQVSMSVQSQARTVLLETVVLQVVDDNGHVFQARALLDSASMSHFMSKDLANLLSNSQSKVDVSVAGIGQSHRKIKLAVTTTIQSRVASFSTKFQFLVIEHPTADLPTMYVQISSWNLPNVQLADPAFHIPNKIDLVIGGEAYWDLHTGKKLDLGPGLPYIIETYFGWTFCGSTSQDSSNSMVCTISSTDALLDATLQRFWEIETTPNHSVHSSTEKACEELYAATTTRDSTGRYVVRLPKTDNPDVFLGNSESIAERRFLSLERRLERDPSMKSSYHQFMEEYERLGHMIHLNEPVDNSIPHCYLPHHPVFKLSSTTTKTRVVFDAACKTASGYSLNDLLLVGPVVQDDLLSLIMRFCLYPIALNGDVEKMYRQMLLHKADRPYQRIKWRTDASQPIATYELQTVTYGTASAPYLATKTLQKLASDAAHLFPSAAKPVANDFYVDDFLSGADDVESAIRIRREVSAMLASAGIPMKKWASNSVEVLEDIPPEDRSIQPWHDLQDPQSVSTLGLIWEPITDIFRFKVQLPLPAAVLTKRRIMSYVAQIFDPLGLVGPAVTKAKLFMQCLWTLKSSDNERYDWDQPLPSKLQQEWKEFHSTIDLLREVRIPRFASIAGAVSIELHFFADASDKAYGTCCYVRAQSAQEVSVKLLVSKSKVSPLAVRHTIARLELCAAHLSMQLYKKVASSLRVVPPAFFWSDSTTVIQWLRSSPGRWKTFVANRVSQIHSSTPIDKWNHVTGSDNPADDISRGLDPAELLNKARWWNGPSWLKSPPELWPIGALPTKETVEVSHECRKIPIVAMTAIQSTFHEDLFSKYSSFSKLRRMVAWWLRYLQALRERAIVRHSKAISPGIPKGSNEPCNPLNSDELLSAERILCKLAQLESFQEERNDLVVRTSVSKSSPLKWLKPYVDVFGLIRVGGRLDNADLSESTKHPIVLSGKHPLASMLVVHYHKTLLHAGSQLMLSTVRQKYWILGGRNLIRRTYHQCITCFRSKPQLIRQTIADLPASRVTPTRPFSVCGVDYCGPFYVKSAIRKRGPTKVYVAIFICFSTRSVHIELVSDLTTAAFVAAMRRLIARRGKVTELHSDNATTFKGASHAMHRVYRMLKQNDVDRNQIFSWCANNEIRWRFIPPRAPHFGGLWEAAVKSAKTHLLKEIGNTSLAYEDMLTLLAQVEMCLNSRPLTPLSSEPSDLEALTPGHFLVGSNLQSVPEATFINIPENRLNHWEQTQRHLQRIWARWYPEYLQQLQSRAAQGCKSPSKIEIGRLVVVKDDCLPPAQWPLGRIVKVHPGKDGIVRVVTLKTSSSDNVVRPVARIALLPISSDHSDAHVEHN from the coding sequence ATGCCAGACAAAAAGGTGGAAAAACGACTGGCTGATTTGGGAGTTATGAAGAAAGGCATATTTGTCCATCGTGATGGTGTGGAGAAATTTGTGAACGACTTTCAAGAAGCGCGTGATTCATGTCAGGTACCGGTTCGGATCGAATCTCTGGATCGAGTAtatcatgaatttttggaagTGCAAAGTGAAATTGAACAATTGGACGATGAAGAGCAGTTAAATAGACACCTGTCGGAACGAGCGGACTTCGAAGCGCGTTATTGCACGGCGAAGGGATTCTTGCTGTCCAAGCGATCCGCAGATGCCAATCAAGCGGCCCTGAATGCATCGTTCCATCATCCACCAGCAAACCAAGGTACATTTCACCTTAGGCTTCCGCAAATAGATCTTCCCAAGTTCAATGGGGATTTCTCAAAGTGGTTGTCGTTTCGAGACACCTACACATCGATGGTGCACTCGAACGCCGACATTCCTACCGTGGCGAAACTCCAATATCTCGTCCAGTCACTAGAGGGCGAGGCACGCAATCCGTTCGAGAGCGTGGATATCGAGGCCGATAATTACGGTGCCGTTTGGGACGCCCTGCTAAAAAGGTATGACAACCgcagatttttgaaaaagcaGCTCTTCCGTAGTATCTACGACTTCTCATCGCTCAAGAGAGAATCCGCCAACGAGTTACATGAGCTCGTGGACGAGTTCCAGCGCCACGTGAAGGCCCTTGCCAAGTTAGGCGAACCCGTCGAGCATTGGGACACACCTCTTGTAAACATCCTGTCCTACAAGCTCGATCCAGCTACTCTTCGCGCGTGGGAGGAAAAGACAAGTCAGCAAGATGACGTCAAGTACAACGACCTTGTTGAGTTTCTGTACCAGCGGGTACGAATTCTGAAATCTGTGGCAACCGATCTACTACAACGTTCCCAACCGGTTCAAACAAAGGTAGCCGGCAACGTTGTTCCTCCGAAGAAGTACACCCAATCCAAGGTCGCTGCCAACGCTGCTGCATCCGATAGTAGATCCAACCTTCCTTCGTGTTACGCTTGTTCCGGTAAACATTTCCTCTTCCAATGTCAAGTTTTCGCCAAAATACCCGTCAGCCAACGAAGAGAGCTGGTATCCCAACGGAAGATTTGCTGGAACTGCTTCCGAAGTGGCCACCAAGCAAGACACTGTTCCTCGAAGTTTACCTGCCGAATCTGTCGAGATCGGCATCATACGCTGCTACACGATCCATTCCAGTCCCAGAGCTCATGTACTCCTGCCATAGCATCGAATCCTACCGAAACGGCACAAGATCCACCCATGTTGGCTATCCCAGGGCCGTCTACCTCCTACCAACAAGTAAGCATGTCGGTTCAGTCCCAAGCCCGCACGGTTCTCCTCGAAACAGTCGTTCTCCAAGTCGTCGACGATAATGGGCACGTTTTCCAAGCCCGAGCTCTTCTAGATTCCGCTTCGATGTCGCATTTCATGTCCAAAGATCTTGCGAACCTGCTCTCCAACTCCCAATCCAAGGTTGATGTGTCCGTAGCTGGAATCGGACAATCCCACCGGAAGATCAAGCTTGCAGTAACCACCACAATCCAGTCAAGAGTCGCGTCTTTCTCTACGAAGTTTCAATTCCTCGTTATCGAGCATCCCACGGCTGACCTACCCACCATGTACGTCCAAATCTCTTCGTGGAACCTCCCTAATGTGCAGTTGGCTGACCCTGCGTTCCACATTCCCAACAAGATTGATTTGGTAATCGGTGGTGAGGCGTATTGGGACCTACACACCGGGAAGAAACTTGACCTAGGCCCAGGTCTCCCCTACATCATCGAGACGTACTTCGGTTGGACATTCTGCGGTTCAACTTCCCAAGATTCCTCCAACTCAATGGTGTGTACCATATCCAGCACTGATGCCCTGTTGGATGCAACTCTACAAAGGTTTTGGGAGATCGAGACGACTCCGAACCATTCCGTCCATTCCAGCACGGAGAAGGCCTGCGAAGAGCTCTATGCAGCAACAACAACTCGTGACTCTACCGGGCGATATGTAGTTCGCCTACCCAAAACGGATAATCCGGACGTCTTCTTGGGAAATTCGGAATCCATCGCCGAACGCCGATTCCTCAGCTTAGAACGCCGTCTCGAGCGTGACCCCAGCATGAAATCATCCTATCACCAATTCATGGAGGAGTATGAGCGTCTCGGTCACATGATACATCTGAACGAACCCGTGGACAACTCGATTCCACACTGTTATCTCCCGCATCATCCCGTATTCAAGCTATCGAGTACCACCACGAAGACAAGAGTCGTGTTTGATGCAGCGTGCAAGACCGCATCGGGATATTCCTTGAATGACCTCCTACTTGTCGGACCTGTCGTTCAAgacgatttgttgtcactcatCATGCGCTTTTGTTTATACCCCATTGCCCTGAACGGTGACGTCGAGAAGATGTACCGTCAGATGCTTCTCCACAAGGCAGACCGACCGTACCAGAGGATCAAATGGCGTACTGATGCATCCCAACCGATAGCTACCTACGAGTTGCAAACCGTGACCTATGGCACTGCTTCTGCCCCATATTTGGCCACAAAAACTCTCCAAAAATTGGCGAGTGATGCGGCCCACTTATTTCCTTCCGCTGCGAAACCAGTAGCCAACGATTTTTACGTAGACGACTTTCTGTCAGGTGCCGATGATGTCGAGTCAGCCATCCGAATTCGACGTGAAGTATCAGCGATGCTTGCTTCTGCTGGAATCCCGATGAAGAAGTGGGCTTCGAATTCCGTCGAAGTCCTTGAAGACATTCCACCCGAAGACCGATCAATCCAGCCGTGGCACGATTTGCAAGATCCTCAATCCGTCAGCACTCTCGGTCTAATCTGGGAGCCTATAACCGATATCTTTCGGTTCAAGGTACAGTTGCCGCTGCCGGCTGCTGTACTCACCAAACGTAGAATCATGTCCTACGTGGCCCAAATTTTCGACCCATTGGGACTAGTAGGTCCAGCCGTTACGAAAGCGAAGCTGTTCATGCAGTGCCTGTGGACACTGAAATCCTCCGACAACGAACGCTACGATTGGGACCAACCATTACCTTCAAAGCTACAGCAAGAGTGGAAAGAGTTCCACAGTACCATTGATCTTCTTCGAGAAGTTCGAATTCCACGGTTTGCTTCCATCGCCGGGGCCGTCAGCATCGAACTCCATTTCTTCGCTGATGCTTCAGACAAGGCTTACGGCACGTGTTGCTATGTTCGTGCGCAATCTGCCCAGGAAGTATCCGTGAAACTGTTGGTCTCCAAATCTAAAGTTTCACCCCTAGCAGTACGTCATACTATAGCTCGATTAGAGTTATGCGCAGCTCATCTTTCCATGCAGCTGTACAAGAAAGTCGCTTCGTCATTGAGAGTTGTTCCACCTGCCTTCTTCTGGTCGGACTCCACCACCGTGATACAGTGGCTTCGATCATCACCTGGACGTTGGAAAACGTTCGTAGCCAACCGTGTGAGTCAAATTCATTCTTCTACCCCAATCGATAAGTGGAATCACGTTACTGGTTCGGACAACCCAGCTGATGACATCTCCAGAGGATTGGATCCAGCCGAACTTCTCAACAAGGCAAGGTGGTGGAATGGTCCATCCTGGTTAAAATCTCCTCCTGAGCTCTGGCCTATAGGAGCACTACCAACGAAAGAAACCGTCGAAGTATCCCATGAATGCCGTAAAATTCCCATTGTAGCAATGACAGCCATCCAAAGCACTTTCCACGAAGACctgttctccaaatattccagTTTTTCTAAACTTCGTCGTATGGTCGCATGGTGGTTGCGATATCTGCAAGCTCTTCGTGAACGTGCAATCGTTCGTCATTCCAAAGCGATCAGTCCTGGAATACCGAAAGGATCCAATGAGCCGTGTAACCCCCTCAATTCCGATGAACTCCTATCAGCCGAGCGAATCCTATGTAAATTAGCGCAGTTAGAGAGCTTCCAAGAAGAGCGTAATGATCTCGTTGTACGTACGAGCGTATCCAAATCAAGTCCGTTGAAGTGGTTGAAGCCCTATGTTGATGTATTCGGACTGATTCGCGTAGGAGGACGCCTAGACAATGCTGATTTATCTGAGTCCACCAAGCACCCGATTGTCCTGAGCGGCAAGCATCCATTAGCGAGTATGCTCGTTGTGCACTACCACAAAACACTTCTTCACGCTGGCTCACAGTTGATGCTGTCAACTGTCCGCCAGAAATATTGGATTCTCGGCGGACGAAACCTCATTAGACGCACCTATCATCAGTGCATCACTTGCTTCCGTAGCAAGCCGCAGTTGATTCGGCAAACCATAGCAGATCTACCTGCATCCCGTGTCACTCCGACGCGTCCATTCTCCGTCTGTGGCGTAGATTACTGCGGTCCATTCTATGTCAAGTCGGCAATCCGGAAACGAGGCCCAACGAAGGTATATGTGGCAATTTTCATTTGCTTCTCTACACGCTCTGTACACATTGAGCTCGTGAGTGACCTCACGACTGCCGCATTCGTCGCCGCAATGCGTCGACTGATAGCTCGAAGGGGGAAGGTTACCGAGCTGCACTCCGACAACGCCACGACCTTCAAGGGTGCTTCGCACGCCATGCATCGCGTGTATCGAATGCTGAAGCAGAACGACGTTGACCGGAACCAAATCTTTTCCTggtgcgcaaataatgagatcCGGTGGAGATTCATCCCGCCCCGTGCACCTCATTTTGGAGGACTGTGGGAGGCTGCGGTGAAGTCCGCGAAGACCCACCTACTCAAAGAGATTGGCAATACCAGTCTTGCCTACGAGGACATGCTCACCTTACTAGCGCAGGTCGAGATGTGCCTCAATTCGCGCCCATTAACGCCGCTGTCGTCGGAGCCATCAGACCTGGAAGCCTTGACACCCGGTCACTTCCTGGTGGGCTCAAACCTTCAATCCGTTCCCGAAGCTACATTCATCAATATTCCCGAAAACCGGCTCAATCATTGGGAGCAAACGCAGCGTCACCTCCAACGAATCTGGGCACGCTGGTACCCAGAATACCTCCAGCAGCTGCAGTCCAGAGCTGCTCAAGGCTGCAAGTCACCCAGCAAGATCGAGATCGGACGGCTCGTCGTTGTCAAGGACGACTGCCTTCCACCTGCCCAATGGCCTCTCGGCAGAATCGTCAAGGTCCATCCAGGGAAGGATGGAATCGTCAGAGTGGTCACACTGAAGACTTCATCCTCGGACAACGTGGTGCGACCCGTAGCACGAATTGCGTTGCTGCCAATATCCAGCGATCATTCCGATGCACACGTCGAACACAACTAG